From a single Planctellipticum variicoloris genomic region:
- the rnr gene encoding ribonuclease R, translating to MTEYSRQILDFFRSPEGRPQRTKELARLLLVPKKEQAAFKEAVEQLVAQGQLQRASNGLLRPRKAENLLQGTIRRTRTGGAYFTPADPTILGPGESLFIAASDVGTAFSRDEVLVEPISRRGMGGQRCGRVVEILTRATNAFVGTYHERKGQGYVLLDGGQIDEPIAVGDPGAKGAQPDDKVVIEMLRYPSAGEPGEGVLTKVLGQRGEPGVDLLSVIHQFELPDEFPEEVLEEARLQAQNFDEDNLQGRLDLTHDTIITIDPVDARDFDDAISLEKDAKGHWRLGVHIADVAHFVREGSVLDREAKLRGNSVYLPDKVIPMLPEVISNALASLQQGKVRFTKSAFIEFDPQGVPLHADFANSAIKVVKRFAYEQVKPILDDPEAHHATASAKVRALLARMHELAMILRRRRFVRGALEMDMPEVKLDFNKQGTVAGAHRTVHDVSHQIIEEFMLAANIAVAQALTKQGVPSLKRVHASPDEKKLALLAEFVKSLDLEIRPLPGRGDLQELLKSVKGEPTEFAVSYAVLRSLKRAEYSPQDIGHYALAEDDYCHFTSPIRRYPDLTIHRLLNDVIAKRKPRGPNEADLLALGLQCSETERRAEQAERELVKIKLLSYLSSRIGLELEATVTGVETFGLFVMGIELPAEGLVHISSLRDDMYDYDKKSHTLTGRRHGTVFRLGDLVKVRVAAVNEQKRMLDFRLVEKETGIGSKKHPAGRKSHPPEAKAKPKRRPNTGPTKKGRKRR from the coding sequence GTGACGGAATACAGCCGGCAGATCCTGGACTTCTTCCGCAGCCCGGAAGGGCGCCCGCAGCGGACCAAGGAGCTGGCCCGACTGCTCCTGGTTCCCAAGAAGGAGCAGGCCGCCTTCAAGGAGGCGGTCGAGCAGCTCGTCGCGCAGGGACAACTGCAGCGGGCGTCAAACGGACTCCTCCGGCCGCGGAAGGCGGAGAATCTGCTGCAAGGGACGATCCGCCGGACGCGAACCGGCGGGGCCTATTTCACGCCGGCAGACCCGACGATCCTGGGGCCGGGGGAATCGCTGTTCATCGCGGCGTCCGATGTCGGGACGGCGTTCTCCCGCGACGAGGTGCTGGTCGAACCGATCAGCCGCCGCGGCATGGGGGGCCAGCGGTGCGGACGGGTGGTCGAAATCCTGACGCGGGCCACAAACGCTTTCGTGGGAACCTATCACGAGCGGAAGGGCCAGGGTTACGTCCTGCTGGACGGCGGCCAGATCGACGAGCCGATCGCCGTCGGCGATCCGGGGGCCAAAGGAGCGCAGCCGGACGATAAGGTCGTCATCGAGATGCTCCGCTATCCGTCCGCCGGCGAGCCGGGTGAAGGGGTGCTGACGAAGGTCCTGGGGCAGCGCGGCGAACCGGGGGTGGACCTGCTGTCGGTGATCCACCAGTTCGAGCTGCCGGACGAGTTCCCCGAAGAGGTGCTCGAAGAGGCCCGGCTGCAGGCGCAGAACTTCGACGAAGACAACCTGCAGGGCCGGCTGGATCTGACGCACGACACGATCATCACAATCGACCCGGTCGACGCCCGCGACTTCGACGACGCGATTTCGCTGGAGAAAGACGCCAAAGGACACTGGCGGCTGGGGGTCCACATCGCTGACGTCGCTCACTTTGTCCGCGAAGGGTCGGTTCTGGACCGCGAGGCGAAGCTCCGCGGAAACAGCGTCTATCTGCCAGACAAAGTGATCCCGATGCTGCCGGAGGTGATTTCCAATGCCCTCGCCAGTCTGCAGCAGGGGAAAGTGCGGTTCACCAAGAGTGCGTTCATCGAATTCGACCCGCAGGGTGTGCCGCTGCACGCCGACTTCGCCAACTCGGCGATCAAGGTCGTCAAGCGGTTCGCCTACGAGCAGGTTAAGCCGATCCTCGACGATCCCGAGGCCCATCACGCGACGGCGAGCGCCAAGGTCCGTGCGCTGCTGGCCCGGATGCACGAGCTGGCGATGATCCTGCGCCGCCGGCGGTTCGTCCGGGGCGCCCTCGAAATGGACATGCCCGAAGTCAAACTCGACTTCAACAAGCAGGGGACGGTCGCCGGGGCGCATCGGACGGTCCATGACGTCAGCCATCAGATCATCGAAGAATTCATGCTGGCAGCGAACATCGCCGTCGCGCAGGCGCTGACGAAGCAGGGCGTGCCGTCGCTCAAGCGGGTGCATGCGTCACCCGACGAGAAGAAGCTGGCCCTCCTGGCGGAGTTCGTGAAGTCGCTCGACCTGGAAATTCGGCCGCTGCCGGGACGGGGCGATCTGCAGGAATTGTTGAAGTCGGTCAAAGGGGAGCCGACGGAGTTCGCTGTCAGCTATGCGGTGCTGCGGAGCCTGAAGCGGGCCGAGTACAGTCCGCAGGACATCGGCCATTACGCGCTCGCCGAGGACGATTACTGCCACTTCACCAGCCCGATCCGCCGATACCCGGACCTGACCATTCACCGGCTGCTGAACGACGTCATCGCGAAGCGGAAGCCGCGCGGTCCGAATGAAGCCGACCTGCTGGCCCTGGGTCTGCAGTGCTCGGAGACCGAACGGCGGGCGGAGCAGGCCGAGCGCGAACTGGTCAAAATCAAGCTGCTGTCGTACCTCTCCTCGCGGATCGGTCTGGAACTGGAAGCCACGGTCACCGGCGTCGAGACGTTCGGCCTGTTCGTGATGGGAATCGAGCTGCCGGCGGAAGGGCTGGTGCACATCAGCTCCCTCCGGGACGACATGTACGACTACGACAAGAAGTCGCACACCCTGACCGGTCGGCGGCACGGGACGGTGTTCCGGTTAGGCGATCTGGTGAAGGTGCGCGTGGCGGCGGTCAACGAGCAGAAGCGGATGCTCGATTTCCGTCTGGTGGAGAAGGAAACCGGAATCGGTTCGAAGAAGCATCCGGCCGGCCGGAAAAGTCACCCTCCCGAGGCAAAAGCAAAGCCCAAACGACGTCCGAACACCGGTCCGACGAAGAAAGGGCGGAAGCGACGCTGA
- a CDS encoding DUF998 domain-containing protein: MMQSNSGTNSRSLLRCGVAAGPFYLAVGLAQAFVRDGFDLARHSLSVLANGAGGWVQTANLALSGLLVIAAATGLHSVLRPQSRAVGWILSCFGLGMVVGAVFPADPVDGFPVGTPDGFPTTVSTPGLIHFAAGAFGFLALAVSCFVVAMAMIRRRNLWMAGLSFISGVFIIAGFAAPALLPASGPVAGIWFSVVVGWTWLALTCLFLDRAAP, translated from the coding sequence ATGATGCAATCCAACTCAGGGACAAACTCCCGTTCGTTACTCCGCTGCGGCGTGGCGGCGGGGCCGTTCTATCTCGCTGTCGGCCTGGCTCAAGCGTTCGTTCGCGACGGATTCGACCTGGCCAGGCATTCGTTGAGCGTCCTTGCGAACGGCGCGGGTGGTTGGGTGCAGACCGCGAATCTCGCGCTGAGCGGGCTTCTTGTCATCGCCGCAGCGACAGGTCTTCACAGCGTCTTGCGACCGCAGTCGCGCGCAGTCGGCTGGATCCTCAGTTGCTTCGGTCTCGGCATGGTTGTCGGCGCGGTGTTTCCAGCAGACCCGGTGGACGGATTCCCCGTCGGCACGCCCGACGGGTTTCCGACGACTGTGAGCACTCCCGGTTTGATTCATTTCGCCGCCGGGGCTTTTGGCTTTCTGGCTCTGGCGGTGAGCTGCTTCGTCGTGGCGATGGCGATGATACGTCGAAGGAATCTCTGGATGGCAGGTCTGTCCTTCATTTCCGGCGTTTTCATTATCGCGGGGTTCGCCGCTCCAGCCCTGCTTCCCGCCTCTGGACCGGTAGCCGGCATCTGGTTTAGCGTCGTGGTCGGGTGGACCTGGCTGGCGCTGACGTGCTTATTTCTTGACCGAGCGGCACCATGA
- a CDS encoding carboxypeptidase regulatory-like domain-containing protein, translating into MLSASRLSCQLRVGLVLLSLSLSGCQGGSSLPPIPETVPVSGVVLLDGKPLVAASILFVPSQGTKGIECSGVTDDDGRFELKHPHGPTGAPAGTYGVVVSRLVDSRGLAILPNPDVPPADLGAVESLPPRYSSFDQTTLKAEVPHSAGELKFELKSR; encoded by the coding sequence ATGTTGTCAGCGTCGCGTCTGTCATGCCAGTTGCGAGTCGGCCTCGTTCTACTCTCGCTGAGTCTGTCGGGGTGCCAGGGCGGAAGTTCGCTTCCACCGATTCCCGAGACGGTTCCGGTCTCCGGGGTTGTGCTGCTGGACGGGAAGCCGCTGGTGGCCGCCTCCATCCTGTTTGTTCCGAGTCAGGGGACCAAGGGCATCGAGTGCTCCGGGGTCACCGACGACGACGGACGATTTGAGTTGAAGCACCCACACGGCCCGACCGGAGCGCCGGCGGGGACTTATGGGGTTGTCGTCAGTCGGCTGGTGGACAGTCGGGGGCTGGCCATTCTGCCGAATCCTGATGTTCCCCCGGCCGACCTGGGAGCGGTGGAGTCGCTGCCGCCCCGTTACAGCAGCTTCGACCAGACCACCCTCAAGGCCGAAGTCCCTCATTCCGCCGGCGAGCTGAAGTTTGAACTGAAGAGCCGCTAA
- a CDS encoding 3'-5' exoribonuclease YhaM family protein produces MPRRFVTDLKDGELVEEVYFIADRQLRANRNAALYLSVDLRDKSGMINGRMWNVTEEGVSGIQGGGYARIRGKVQLFQGVLQLILSHIDPVSADLIDPLDFELVSAQHIEEWLQKVRLHLLSFENPHLRSLMECYLLDDALVQALCSVPAGVKAHHAYVGGLLEHMLTLMESARRICEVYPQLDEELLLTGVFLHDLGKTRELSTESGFTYTDEGQLIGHLVIGVEMLNEKIRRVEELTAEPFPAELTLRLKHMILSHHGSYEFGSPRLPMTPEAMALHCIDLLDAKLHEFQRAIDDDPNSQSAWTLFLPRLDRKIFKGKRS; encoded by the coding sequence ATGCCTCGTCGTTTTGTGACGGACCTCAAAGACGGTGAACTGGTCGAAGAGGTCTACTTCATCGCCGACCGCCAGTTGCGGGCCAACCGCAACGCCGCCCTCTACCTCTCGGTCGATCTCCGCGACAAATCGGGCATGATCAACGGCCGGATGTGGAACGTCACCGAAGAAGGAGTCTCGGGGATTCAGGGCGGCGGATACGCCCGCATCCGCGGCAAAGTCCAGCTCTTTCAGGGGGTGCTGCAGCTCATCCTGAGCCACATCGACCCCGTCTCCGCCGACCTGATCGACCCGCTCGATTTCGAGCTGGTTTCCGCCCAGCACATCGAAGAATGGCTGCAGAAGGTCCGCCTGCACCTGCTGAGCTTCGAGAACCCGCACCTGCGGTCCCTCATGGAATGCTACCTCCTCGACGACGCCCTCGTGCAGGCGCTCTGCTCCGTCCCGGCGGGGGTGAAGGCCCACCATGCCTACGTGGGCGGGCTGCTGGAACACATGCTGACGCTGATGGAGTCGGCCCGGCGGATCTGCGAAGTCTATCCGCAGCTCGACGAAGAGCTGCTGCTGACCGGCGTGTTCCTGCACGACCTCGGAAAGACTCGCGAACTGAGCACCGAATCGGGCTTTACGTACACCGACGAAGGGCAGCTCATCGGGCACCTGGTGATCGGCGTCGAGATGCTCAACGAGAAGATCCGACGAGTCGAAGAGCTGACCGCGGAACCGTTCCCCGCGGAACTGACACTCCGTTTGAAGCACATGATTCTCAGCCATCACGGGTCGTACGAATTCGGCAGTCCGCGGCTGCCGATGACCCCCGAGGCGATGGCGCTGCACTGTATCGACCTGCTCGACGCCAAGCTGCACGAGTTCCAGCGGGCGATCGACGACGACCCGAACAGCCAGTCGGCCTGGACGCTGTTCCTGCCGCGGCTGGACCGCAAGATCTTCAAGGGCAAACGGAGCTGA
- a CDS encoding DUF1559 domain-containing protein, protein MALRRGFTLIELLVVIAIIAILIALLLPAVQQAREAARRTQCKNNLKQLGLALHNYHDTALTFPPSAVGRCTTPLLNTNGLSFLLPYFDQGPLYNTMNFSGAFSTYVSMGVGAATSDPTTNGNAAAVKTVLTALVCPSESGAVLMAEATAHYGISATNTGTGGAKTSYDFITAPYYNTCENWATYSSTTRRMFGDSSKCQISAITDGSSNTVAIAETTFTVYNGRNAAWGYRGWVMPGIDLAGQRINDWTYTGQPSIVGRLGSWSRPGSLHTGGIHVLMADGAVRFISENIDTSTRQRLAYIADGAVVGEF, encoded by the coding sequence ATGGCTTTGCGTCGAGGTTTTACTCTGATTGAACTCCTGGTCGTGATCGCGATTATCGCAATCCTGATTGCCCTCCTGCTGCCGGCGGTTCAGCAGGCGCGCGAGGCGGCTCGCCGCACACAGTGCAAGAACAACTTGAAACAGCTCGGCCTGGCCTTGCACAACTATCACGACACGGCGTTGACGTTTCCCCCGTCCGCAGTCGGCCGCTGCACGACGCCGCTGCTCAACACGAACGGGCTGTCATTCCTGCTGCCCTACTTCGACCAGGGTCCGCTCTACAACACGATGAACTTCAGCGGCGCCTTTTCCACCTACGTGTCGATGGGAGTCGGGGCCGCCACCAGCGATCCCACGACCAACGGCAACGCCGCCGCTGTGAAAACTGTTCTCACGGCGCTGGTCTGTCCGTCGGAGTCGGGGGCGGTGCTGATGGCCGAAGCGACGGCGCACTATGGAATTTCCGCGACGAACACCGGAACGGGCGGCGCGAAGACGTCGTACGATTTCATTACCGCGCCCTACTACAACACGTGCGAAAACTGGGCGACCTATTCCTCGACGACCCGTCGCATGTTCGGCGATTCCAGCAAATGTCAGATCTCGGCGATCACCGACGGATCGAGCAATACGGTCGCCATCGCAGAGACAACTTTCACCGTCTACAACGGTCGAAATGCCGCGTGGGGATACCGCGGCTGGGTCATGCCGGGCATCGATCTGGCAGGACAGCGCATCAACGACTGGACCTACACCGGTCAGCCGTCGATCGTGGGACGACTGGGAAGCTGGTCCCGCCCCGGCAGCCTTCACACGGGCGGCATCCACGTGCTCATGGCCGACGGCGCTGTCCGGTTCATTTCCGAAAACATCGACACGTCGACCCGGCAGCGCCTGGCGTACATCGCCGATGGCGCCGTCGTGGGCGAGTTCTAA
- a CDS encoding fumarate reductase/succinate dehydrogenase flavoprotein subunit: protein MATLLEAGTGVLDGRCPTGDIANRWETHKRELKLVSPNNKRRHTVIVVGTGLAGGSAAASLAELGYNVLSFCVQDTPRRAHSIAAQGGINAAKNYQNDGDSAWRLFYDTVKGGEWRARESNVYRLAQLSTQIIDQCVGQGVPFAREYGGTLANRSFGGALVSRTFYCRGQTGQQLLLGAYQSMMRQVNAGKVKVFPRREMLDLVVIDGNARGIIVRNLVTGQFESYVGDAVVLATGGYGNVYYLSTNAKSCNVTAAWRCHKRGAYFANPCYTQIHPTCIPVSGDHQSKLTLMSESLRNDGRVWVPTKAGDTRSPDQIPEDERDYYLERRYPAYGNLAPRDISSRAAKERCDAGFGVGESKQSVYLDFAAAIKRDGEAVIRAKYGNLFHMYDKITGENPYKVPMRIYPAVHYTMGGLWVDYNLQSNVPGLYVLGEANFSDHGANRLGASALMQGLADGYFVIPYTIGDHLASKKLAKVSNDHPAMKEAMVESRARTERLVKPNGTRTVEQFHRALGKIMWDHVGMARTAQSLTEAIELIRQLREEFWQDVKVLGTGDAFNQNLEHAGRVADFLEFGELLALDALNRDESCGGHFREEHQTDEGECQRDDANFCYVAAWGFNGVGNRPTLNKEPLEFHDCPLGTRSYK from the coding sequence ATGGCGACTCTACTCGAAGCCGGGACCGGTGTCCTCGATGGACGCTGTCCGACGGGGGACATCGCGAACCGCTGGGAAACGCACAAGCGCGAGCTGAAACTGGTCAGCCCGAACAACAAGCGCCGGCACACGGTCATCGTCGTGGGAACGGGGCTGGCGGGCGGTTCCGCCGCCGCGTCGCTGGCGGAACTCGGCTACAACGTCCTCTCGTTCTGCGTGCAGGACACTCCCCGCCGGGCGCACAGCATCGCCGCCCAGGGGGGGATCAACGCCGCCAAGAACTACCAGAACGACGGCGACAGCGCGTGGCGGCTGTTCTACGATACGGTCAAAGGGGGCGAGTGGCGGGCTCGCGAGTCGAACGTCTATCGCCTGGCCCAGCTCAGCACCCAGATCATCGACCAGTGCGTCGGCCAGGGAGTCCCCTTCGCCCGCGAATACGGCGGCACGCTGGCCAACCGCTCGTTCGGCGGAGCGCTCGTCTCCCGGACCTTCTACTGCCGCGGCCAGACCGGGCAGCAGCTCCTGCTGGGCGCGTATCAGTCGATGATGCGGCAGGTCAACGCCGGCAAAGTCAAAGTCTTCCCGCGACGCGAGATGCTCGATCTGGTGGTCATCGACGGCAACGCCCGCGGGATCATCGTCCGCAACCTGGTGACGGGGCAGTTTGAGTCGTACGTCGGCGACGCAGTCGTGCTGGCGACCGGCGGATACGGCAACGTCTACTACCTGTCGACGAACGCCAAGAGCTGCAACGTGACCGCGGCGTGGCGGTGTCACAAGCGGGGGGCGTACTTCGCCAACCCCTGTTACACGCAGATTCATCCGACCTGCATCCCCGTCAGCGGCGACCATCAGTCCAAACTGACGCTGATGAGCGAAAGCCTCCGCAACGACGGCCGCGTCTGGGTGCCGACGAAGGCCGGCGACACGCGGTCGCCCGACCAGATTCCTGAGGACGAACGGGACTACTACCTCGAACGCCGCTACCCCGCCTACGGCAACCTGGCCCCGCGCGATATTTCGTCGCGGGCTGCCAAGGAACGTTGCGACGCCGGCTTCGGCGTGGGGGAATCGAAGCAGTCCGTGTACCTGGATTTCGCGGCCGCGATCAAGCGGGACGGCGAAGCGGTGATCCGCGCCAAATACGGCAACCTGTTCCACATGTACGACAAGATCACCGGCGAAAACCCGTACAAGGTGCCGATGCGGATCTATCCCGCAGTGCACTACACGATGGGAGGTCTGTGGGTCGACTACAACCTGCAGAGCAACGTCCCCGGTCTCTACGTGCTGGGGGAAGCCAACTTCTCCGATCATGGAGCGAACCGGCTGGGTGCCAGCGCCCTGATGCAGGGACTCGCCGACGGCTACTTCGTCATTCCCTACACGATCGGCGATCACCTGGCGAGCAAGAAGCTGGCCAAGGTCTCGAACGATCATCCGGCCATGAAAGAGGCGATGGTCGAGAGCCGGGCGCGGACCGAGCGGCTGGTGAAGCCGAACGGCACCCGGACGGTCGAGCAGTTCCATCGGGCGCTCGGCAAGATCATGTGGGACCATGTCGGCATGGCCCGCACGGCCCAGAGCCTGACCGAAGCCATCGAATTGATCCGCCAGCTCCGCGAAGAGTTCTGGCAGGATGTGAAGGTGCTGGGGACCGGCGACGCGTTCAACCAGAATCTGGAGCATGCCGGCCGCGTCGCCGACTTCCTGGAGTTCGGCGAGCTGCTGGCGCTCGACGCGCTCAACCGCGATGAATCGTGCGGCGGCCATTTCCGCGAAGAGCACCAGACGGACGAAGGCGAGTGTCAGCGAGACGACGCCAACTTCTGCTACGTGGCCGCCTGGGGCTTCAACGGCGTCGGCAACCGGCCGACGCTGAACAAGGAGCCGCTGGAATTCCACGACTGCCCGCTCGGAACGAGGAGCTACAAGTAA
- a CDS encoding succinate dehydrogenase/fumarate reductase iron-sulfur subunit — protein MIASAKQNLNLTLKVWRQANPSAPGRFETYELKGISPDVSFLEMLDILNQQLIMQGEEAVAFDHDCREGICGTCGVMINGQAHGPENETTTCQLHMRKFKTGDTIVIEPWRARAFPVVRDLVVDRTAFDRVIQAGGYVSINAGNAPDANSVPIPKTMQDKAMDAAACIGCGACVAACKNASAMLFVSAKVSHLAHLPQGQPERPQRVMAMVSKMDQEGFGGCTNTGECEAACPAGVKLSNIALLNREYIKAMLTADETASSDE, from the coding sequence ATGATCGCTTCCGCCAAGCAGAACCTGAATCTGACGCTGAAGGTCTGGCGACAAGCGAACCCGTCCGCCCCGGGCCGGTTTGAGACCTACGAGCTGAAAGGGATTTCCCCCGACGTCTCCTTCCTGGAGATGCTCGATATCCTCAATCAGCAGCTCATCATGCAGGGCGAAGAAGCCGTCGCGTTTGATCACGACTGCCGCGAGGGGATCTGCGGCACGTGCGGCGTCATGATCAACGGCCAGGCTCACGGTCCCGAGAACGAGACCACCACCTGCCAGCTCCACATGCGCAAATTCAAGACCGGCGACACGATCGTCATCGAACCCTGGCGGGCGCGGGCCTTTCCCGTGGTCCGGGATCTGGTCGTCGACCGCACTGCCTTTGATCGAGTGATCCAGGCGGGCGGCTACGTGTCGATCAACGCCGGGAATGCGCCGGACGCGAACTCGGTGCCGATCCCGAAGACGATGCAGGATAAGGCGATGGACGCCGCGGCCTGCATCGGCTGCGGCGCCTGCGTCGCCGCCTGCAAGAATGCCTCGGCGATGCTGTTCGTTTCGGCGAAGGTCTCGCACCTGGCCCATCTGCCGCAGGGGCAGCCGGAGCGGCCGCAGCGCGTGATGGCGATGGTTTCGAAAATGGACCAGGAAGGTTTCGGAGGCTGCACGAACACGGGCGAATGCGAAGCCGCCTGTCCGGCCGGCGTCAAGCTCTCGAACATCGCGCTGCTGAACCGCGAATACATCAAGGCCATGCTGACCGCCGACGAAACCGCGTCGAGCGACGAATAG
- the gcvT gene encoding glycine cleavage system aminomethyltransferase GcvT: MPDSLRRTPLTDWHAAHGGRMVEFGGWKMPVQYTGIVEEHTAVRTAAGLFDISHMGRLIFQGPGAGEFLNQLVTSRVDNLAVGQIRYGLVCNEQGGILDDVLVYRLDDAWGLVVNASNREKILDWIAPKLAALHVRMIDTTTESAMLALQGPRALEILQRLTTAAVGDLKYYRGMPAEVGGLDAYVSRTGYTGEDGFELVVTEGAVELWNKLLEAGKDCGLIPCGLGARDTLRLEAAMPLYGHELSESIDPLTAGLDFAVKLDKGPFVGREALIAIRDRQDRPVRVGLELEGRRIAREHTPILIDGQSAGQVTSGTFSPTLQKAIAMGYVPAAAAAVGTSVTVDIRGKHEPARVVGLPFYQRQSR; this comes from the coding sequence ATGCCTGACTCATTGCGCCGAACTCCGCTGACCGACTGGCACGCTGCGCATGGCGGGCGCATGGTCGAATTCGGCGGCTGGAAGATGCCAGTCCAGTACACGGGGATCGTCGAAGAACACACGGCGGTCCGGACGGCCGCGGGGCTGTTCGACATCTCGCATATGGGCCGGCTGATCTTCCAGGGACCCGGAGCGGGCGAATTTCTGAACCAACTGGTCACGAGCCGCGTCGACAACCTGGCGGTCGGTCAGATCCGCTATGGCCTGGTCTGCAACGAGCAGGGGGGCATTCTCGACGACGTCCTGGTTTACCGGCTCGATGACGCGTGGGGACTGGTGGTCAACGCCAGCAACCGGGAGAAGATCCTGGACTGGATCGCGCCGAAGCTGGCCGCCCTGCACGTGCGGATGATCGACACGACGACTGAGAGCGCCATGCTGGCGCTGCAGGGGCCGCGGGCACTGGAAATTCTGCAGAGACTGACGACGGCCGCAGTCGGGGACCTGAAGTATTACCGCGGGATGCCCGCAGAAGTCGGCGGATTGGACGCCTATGTCAGCCGGACCGGATACACGGGCGAAGACGGCTTCGAGCTGGTCGTGACGGAAGGAGCCGTCGAGCTCTGGAACAAGCTGCTGGAAGCGGGCAAAGATTGCGGGCTGATTCCCTGCGGTCTGGGGGCGCGGGACACGCTCCGGCTGGAAGCGGCGATGCCGCTGTACGGGCACGAGCTGAGCGAGTCCATCGATCCGCTGACAGCCGGCCTGGATTTCGCCGTCAAACTCGACAAGGGGCCGTTCGTCGGGCGGGAGGCGTTGATCGCCATCCGGGACCGGCAGGACCGGCCGGTTCGCGTGGGGCTGGAGCTGGAAGGCCGGCGGATCGCCCGCGAGCACACGCCGATCCTCATCGACGGCCAGTCGGCCGGGCAGGTCACCTCGGGAACGTTCTCGCCGACGCTGCAGAAGGCAATTGCGATGGGCTACGTCCCGGCGGCGGCGGCGGCGGTCGGCACGTCCGTTACGGTCGATATTCGCGGCAAACACGAACCGGCCCGAGTCGTCGGGCTGCCGTTCTACCAGCGGCAGTCACGCTGA
- a CDS encoding succinate dehydrogenase cytochrome b subunit — protein MGTATAEPKGSLLEKLNLLWAHRLITSSIGRKFVMGVTGLLLCGFLVGHLAGNLLLFSGQHEFDKYAAWIHNNELTPLAEAGLLVLFLAHIYLAFVTTLENREARKIAYARKESKIPERSLAFPPSNWMFLSGSIVLLFVLLHLADLRMGVRPDIAYPQWNEEAPPMYVMTVRVLSNPVSRVIYILGTVFLGFHLSHGFSSAFQSLGLSHPKYTPLIKAIGILFAVVIGAGFAALPVLVPELAPREKVVAPAEPHP, from the coding sequence ATGGGGACCGCGACCGCTGAGCCGAAAGGCTCGCTGCTCGAAAAGCTCAATCTTTTGTGGGCGCATCGTCTCATCACGTCGTCGATCGGACGCAAGTTCGTGATGGGCGTGACCGGGCTGCTCCTGTGCGGCTTCCTGGTGGGGCACCTCGCCGGAAACCTGCTCCTCTTCTCGGGGCAGCACGAGTTCGACAAGTACGCGGCGTGGATTCACAACAACGAACTGACGCCGCTGGCCGAAGCGGGCCTGCTGGTGCTGTTCCTGGCCCACATTTACCTGGCGTTCGTCACGACGCTGGAAAACCGCGAGGCCCGCAAGATCGCCTACGCCAGGAAGGAATCGAAGATTCCCGAGCGGAGCCTGGCGTTTCCGCCGAGCAACTGGATGTTCCTGTCGGGCTCAATTGTGCTGCTGTTCGTGCTGCTGCACCTCGCCGACTTGCGGATGGGCGTCCGCCCGGACATCGCCTATCCGCAATGGAACGAAGAAGCCCCGCCGATGTACGTGATGACGGTTCGAGTGCTGAGCAATCCGGTGAGCCGGGTGATTTACATTCTGGGGACGGTGTTCCTGGGCTTCCATCTGTCGCACGGATTTTCCAGCGCGTTTCAGTCGCTGGGACTGTCGCATCCGAAGTATACGCCCCTGATCAAAGCGATCGGGATCCTGTTTGCGGTGGTGATCGGCGCCGGGTTCGCCGCGTTGCCGGTGCTGGTGCCGGAGCTGGCGCCGCGCGAGAAGGTGGTTGCGCCGGCGGAACCGCATCCGTAG
- a CDS encoding TetR/AcrR family transcriptional regulator, producing MSATPQPRPEDPRVVRSRTAAIKAARTLFLQNGYTGTTMEEVAALAGLSKRTLYNNYADKGALFTQIVTDAFAYADQFAHGLATEFEGITAANLPAALHGLGRRLALAILRPEVIALRRLLIGESRTFPEFPEKYFNAAPGRVLLSLASGFERLRHVKLLAAADSRRAAEQFAYLVVGAPLDRAILLGKIPAKEHIHACARDGVETFLARYTIVPPKG from the coding sequence ATGAGTGCAACACCGCAACCCCGACCAGAGGATCCTCGCGTCGTCCGCTCGCGAACGGCCGCGATCAAGGCCGCCAGGACGTTGTTCCTGCAGAATGGCTACACGGGAACGACGATGGAGGAGGTGGCGGCGCTCGCCGGTCTCTCGAAGCGCACTCTGTACAACAACTATGCAGACAAAGGAGCGCTCTTCACGCAGATTGTCACGGACGCCTTCGCCTACGCGGATCAGTTCGCTCACGGGCTCGCGACAGAATTTGAAGGCATCACGGCCGCAAACCTGCCCGCGGCCCTTCACGGGCTGGGACGTCGGCTGGCGCTGGCGATTCTCCGTCCCGAGGTCATCGCCCTCCGACGACTGTTGATCGGAGAGTCGCGGACGTTCCCCGAATTCCCCGAGAAGTACTTCAACGCCGCTCCCGGACGAGTGCTCCTGTCGCTTGCCTCAGGCTTCGAGCGGCTTAGACATGTCAAGTTGCTGGCGGCGGCGGACTCGCGACGCGCGGCAGAACAGTTCGCGTATCTTGTGGTCGGAGCACCGCTTGATCGGGCAATTTTACTCGGAAAGATCCCTGCCAAGGAGCACATCCACGCGTGTGCGCGAGACGGGGTGGAGACGTTCTTAGCACGTTACACGATAGTGCCGCCAAAAGGCTGA